In Exiguobacterium sibiricum 7-3, a genomic segment contains:
- a CDS encoding LytS/YhcK type 5TM receptor domain-containing protein, giving the protein MFELIPFLLERLGIMIILAFILAQWGPTRRLLKQPEAGWQFGLLILFFATYGILSNYTGVKVDLAKFLPHTWLEQVDGTSAIANTRTMIVVISGLLAGPIGGTITGLLVGIHRYTLGGFTAFACALSTVVAGGVSGLLRPYWRDRLGSQALLPICLTGFLMVFEMSLILLLSDPFPAALELVQFIFLPMTVVNVLGVWLFLSIIRLAAREEEHVRAREAERSLHIADLTLPYLTRGLNIQTAEAVADILLQQTRADAVSLTDQSVILAHIGVGSDHHRSGGHWTTRPTEHVLTDGQLRLVTDRDEIGCPKADCPLQAGIIAPLTIGETTIGTLKVYYPHPELLDAVEVELIEGLAKLFSTQLALGKAERQAGLLKDAEIRALEAQIHPHFLFNAINTIYASCRTDIEQARTLLLELSTFFRSNLQGARSTKIPLQKELEHIESYISLEAARFPSRPFVDIDLEEGTEQLLVPPFVLQPLIENAFQHAFSPGQTGYVGVTAWLTADQLVLEVVDNGRGIEEERLARLGREVIESSGTGTALFNTAERIKSLYAENGSFRLTSQPGEGTSITIHLPIETGKEAPHAHDFN; this is encoded by the coding sequence ATGTTTGAACTCATACCTTTTTTACTGGAACGACTCGGAATCATGATCATTTTAGCGTTCATCCTCGCCCAGTGGGGACCGACACGCCGCTTGCTGAAACAGCCTGAAGCCGGCTGGCAGTTCGGATTGTTGATTCTGTTTTTCGCCACATACGGGATTTTGAGTAACTACACCGGTGTCAAAGTCGATTTGGCCAAGTTTTTACCGCACACCTGGCTCGAACAGGTCGATGGCACATCGGCAATCGCGAACACACGGACGATGATTGTCGTCATCAGCGGATTACTTGCCGGTCCGATTGGTGGAACGATCACCGGTCTGCTCGTCGGTATCCATAGATATACACTCGGTGGTTTTACCGCCTTCGCTTGTGCTTTATCGACCGTTGTTGCAGGCGGCGTCAGCGGCTTGTTGCGTCCTTACTGGCGCGACCGTCTCGGAAGCCAAGCATTGTTGCCAATTTGTCTGACCGGTTTTTTAATGGTTTTCGAAATGTCCCTGATTCTTCTGTTGTCTGATCCGTTTCCTGCTGCCCTTGAACTGGTCCAGTTCATCTTCCTTCCGATGACCGTCGTCAACGTCCTTGGAGTGTGGTTGTTCTTATCGATCATCCGCCTCGCAGCGCGCGAGGAAGAACATGTCCGGGCTCGGGAAGCGGAACGTTCGTTGCATATCGCTGATTTAACATTACCGTACTTAACACGCGGTCTGAATATCCAAACTGCTGAAGCCGTTGCCGATATTTTGTTACAACAAACGCGAGCTGATGCCGTCTCCTTAACCGATCAGTCCGTCATTTTGGCGCATATTGGTGTCGGCAGTGACCATCACCGGTCCGGCGGGCACTGGACGACGCGTCCGACGGAACATGTCCTGACAGACGGACAACTTCGGCTTGTCACCGACCGTGATGAGATTGGTTGTCCGAAAGCAGACTGTCCGCTCCAAGCCGGAATCATTGCTCCGTTGACGATCGGCGAGACGACGATCGGGACGTTGAAGGTTTACTATCCCCACCCTGAATTACTCGACGCGGTCGAGGTGGAATTGATTGAAGGACTCGCGAAGCTCTTTTCGACCCAACTCGCCCTCGGCAAAGCGGAACGGCAAGCCGGTCTATTGAAGGATGCTGAAATCCGGGCACTCGAAGCGCAAATTCATCCGCACTTTTTGTTTAATGCCATCAATACGATTTATGCTTCGTGCCGGACCGATATCGAACAGGCCCGCACATTATTGCTGGAACTGTCGACATTTTTCCGCAGTAATCTGCAAGGTGCCCGTTCGACGAAAATCCCGTTGCAAAAGGAACTGGAACATATCGAATCTTATATCTCACTTGAAGCTGCCCGGTTCCCGAGCCGTCCATTCGTTGATATTGATTTAGAGGAAGGCACGGAACAACTACTCGTTCCTCCCTTTGTTCTCCAACCGTTAATCGAAAATGCCTTCCAGCATGCGTTCAGTCCCGGTCAGACCGGATACGTCGGCGTCACTGCATGGTTGACCGCGGATCAATTGGTGTTGGAAGTCGTCGATAATGGACGCGGGATTGAAGAGGAGCGGCTTGCACGCCTCGGCCGGGAAGTCATTGAATCCAGTGGTACGGGAACCGCCCTTTTCAATACAGCGGAACGAATCAAAAGCCTGTATGCCGAAAACGGTTCTTTCCGATTGACCAGTCAACCTGGAGAAGGTACAAGCATTACCATCCATCTGCCGATTGAAACAGGAAAGGAGGCGCCGCATGCGCACGATTTTAATTGA
- the folE2 gene encoding GTP cyclohydrolase FolE2 codes for MSTYPVTLPTKEERHKLFGSVPPIKGTKPTEKDKMIDLQNTPKNFLFALDAVGISNVKHPVVIQDGETTQATVATFELSTSLVQDRKGINMSRLTEQLDQYHNEGWVVTNESLIQFARELAERMEQTEGQLTIRYPWFFTRKAPATGLGGLMNAEVWQTVSVNTETNEATLSVGLTINVTTLCPCSKEISEYSAHNQRGYVTMEASLRDEADDFNWKQELLDAAESNASAPLHPVLKRPDEKRVTEMAYENPRFVEDMVRLIAADLYEMDPIASFFVECRNEETIHQHDAIARITFDKDAQ; via the coding sequence ATGTCTACTTACCCGGTTACACTGCCAACCAAAGAAGAGCGCCACAAGCTGTTTGGTTCTGTTCCTCCTATTAAAGGGACAAAGCCGACTGAAAAAGATAAAATGATCGACTTGCAGAACACACCGAAGAATTTCCTCTTTGCACTGGATGCTGTAGGAATTTCAAACGTGAAACATCCGGTCGTCATCCAAGACGGCGAAACGACACAAGCAACCGTTGCGACATTCGAACTGTCCACTTCGCTTGTTCAAGACCGTAAAGGGATCAACATGAGCCGTTTGACGGAACAACTCGATCAGTATCATAACGAGGGTTGGGTCGTCACGAATGAATCCCTCATCCAATTTGCACGCGAACTTGCTGAGCGGATGGAACAAACAGAAGGACAATTGACAATCCGTTACCCATGGTTCTTCACACGTAAAGCTCCTGCAACAGGACTCGGCGGATTGATGAATGCCGAAGTCTGGCAGACCGTCAGTGTCAACACGGAAACAAACGAAGCGACATTGTCTGTCGGTCTGACGATCAATGTGACGACACTTTGCCCATGTTCAAAGGAAATCAGTGAGTATAGTGCGCATAACCAACGCGGTTACGTGACGATGGAAGCTTCATTACGCGATGAAGCAGATGATTTCAACTGGAAACAAGAACTTCTCGATGCAGCGGAATCCAATGCATCGGCACCTCTGCACCCGGTCCTCAAACGTCCGGATGAAAAACGTGTCACAGAGATGGCCTATGAAAACCCGCGTTTCGTCGAAGATATGGTGCGCTTAATCGCTGCTGATCTTTACGAAATGGATCCAATCGCGTCGTTCTTCGTCGAATGTCGCAATGAAGAAACAATTCACCAGCATGATGCGATCGCACGCATCACGTTTGATAAAGATGCACAGTAA
- a CDS encoding carbon starvation CstA family protein, which produces MSATPIVIAVICILLIVYRLYGTFMAVKVLKIKEDRETPAHKFADGKDYVPTNKWVSFGHHFAAIAAAGPLVGPVLAAQFGYLPGLLWLLIGAVIGGAVHDMVVLFASMRQDGQSLSEVAKKELGPVAGFCAGLAMLFIITITMAGLSMVVLHALEHNPWGTFAVFSTIPIAMGVGIYLRKGGNLALASVVGFLLILAAIGFGPQLTDTFIGTWFDLSSRQLAIALPIYAFFAAALPVWLLLAPRDYLSSFMKIGVFFALIVGVFIINPDIRFPAFTKFVNGGGPIIAGPVWPFISITIACGAISGFHAFVGSGTTPKMINRWSDIKPVAFGAMLVECLVAVMALIAATSLEVGDYFAINSTPEVFATLGMSTVYLDELSREIGLDLAGRTGGAVSLAVGMTFIFRAIPWFREIAGFFFQFVILFEAVFILTAIDAGTRVARYLIQDFFGEFYKPLKRVDWIPGAIFASALGTFFWGYLLFSGDIGSIWALFGVSNQLMASIGLIIGTTIILKIADKKVYALTTFIPLVYLLVTVTFADIWMVANVYANPASAGFSILNTILSVTMGVLAIVITISAVRKWIELLNSPRWEKVKKSA; this is translated from the coding sequence ATGAGTGCTACACCAATTGTTATTGCCGTCATTTGTATTTTATTGATCGTTTATCGTCTCTATGGCACATTCATGGCTGTCAAAGTCTTAAAAATCAAAGAGGACCGGGAAACACCGGCCCATAAGTTTGCGGATGGAAAAGATTATGTCCCGACCAACAAATGGGTGTCATTCGGTCATCATTTCGCAGCGATCGCCGCTGCCGGTCCGCTTGTCGGTCCTGTACTTGCTGCCCAGTTCGGCTATTTACCGGGACTTTTATGGTTGCTGATTGGTGCCGTCATCGGTGGCGCCGTCCACGATATGGTCGTCTTGTTCGCTTCGATGCGTCAAGATGGACAGTCGTTATCGGAAGTCGCTAAAAAAGAGCTCGGACCTGTCGCCGGTTTTTGTGCCGGTCTCGCGATGCTCTTCATCATCACAATCACAATGGCCGGATTATCAATGGTCGTTCTGCATGCACTGGAGCACAATCCATGGGGAACATTCGCTGTCTTCTCGACGATTCCGATTGCCATGGGTGTCGGCATCTACTTACGAAAAGGCGGTAACCTCGCCTTGGCTTCAGTCGTCGGTTTCCTATTAATTCTTGCTGCGATTGGTTTCGGTCCCCAGTTGACTGACACGTTCATCGGAACATGGTTCGACCTGTCGTCACGTCAACTCGCGATTGCTTTACCGATCTACGCCTTCTTCGCTGCAGCACTTCCGGTCTGGCTGTTGCTTGCACCGCGTGATTACTTATCAAGCTTCATGAAAATCGGTGTATTCTTTGCCTTGATCGTCGGTGTCTTCATCATCAACCCTGACATCCGCTTCCCGGCCTTCACGAAATTCGTCAACGGCGGCGGTCCCATCATTGCCGGTCCGGTCTGGCCGTTCATCTCGATCACGATTGCCTGTGGTGCGATTTCCGGCTTCCATGCCTTCGTTGGCTCCGGAACGACACCAAAGATGATCAATCGTTGGAGCGATATCAAACCGGTCGCCTTCGGTGCGATGCTCGTTGAGTGTCTGGTCGCTGTCATGGCTTTGATTGCCGCGACTTCCCTTGAAGTCGGGGATTACTTCGCCATCAACTCGACACCGGAAGTCTTTGCGACACTCGGGATGAGTACGGTCTACCTCGATGAATTGTCGCGGGAAATCGGTCTCGATCTCGCAGGGCGGACCGGTGGAGCTGTTTCACTTGCCGTCGGTATGACGTTCATCTTCCGGGCCATCCCTTGGTTCCGTGAAATTGCCGGCTTCTTCTTCCAGTTCGTGATTCTTTTCGAAGCGGTCTTCATCCTGACGGCAATCGATGCCGGAACACGAGTGGCCCGCTACCTGATCCAAGATTTCTTCGGTGAATTCTACAAACCGTTGAAACGGGTCGACTGGATCCCGGGTGCGATTTTCGCCAGTGCGCTTGGAACGTTCTTTTGGGGTTACCTGCTCTTCTCCGGTGATATCGGTTCGATTTGGGCCTTGTTCGGTGTCTCGAATCAATTGATGGCTTCCATCGGCTTAATCATCGGAACGACAATTATCCTAAAGATTGCCGATAAAAAAGTTTATGCGTTGACGACGTTCATTCCACTTGTCTATCTGCTCGTAACGGTCACGTTCGCCGACATCTGGATGGTCGCTAACGTCTATGCCAACCCAGCCTCTGCCGGCTTCAGTATTCTGAATACGATCTTATCGGTCACGATGGGTGTTTTAGCCATCGTCATCACGATTTCAGCTGTGCGGAAATGGATCGAATTGCTCAATTCACCACGTTGGGAAAAAGTGAAAAAATCAGCTTGA
- a CDS encoding LytR/AlgR family response regulator transcription factor gives MRTILIEDEPLARDELRYHVVRAGLEVIAETGHVGEAEQLVRTLQPDLVFLDVELTDGSGLDVAKRLQSMPHPPAILFVTAYDAHALEAFELNAYDYILKPYDPSRIIRAIEKIMRKPALKTPRIERLAVESGEQLKLLSPQDVDYIVAENGKTKIVTRSESYPSNDTLQELERKLSGHRFLRVHRSYLVNLAAIEAIEPWFNGAYTIKIQQIDVPVSRTYVKVLKEALGI, from the coding sequence ATGCGCACGATTTTAATTGAAGATGAACCGCTCGCCCGCGACGAACTGCGGTATCATGTCGTCCGGGCCGGACTCGAAGTCATCGCCGAGACCGGACACGTCGGTGAAGCCGAGCAACTCGTTCGGACATTACAGCCGGATCTCGTTTTTTTAGATGTCGAACTGACTGACGGAAGTGGTCTGGACGTCGCGAAACGATTACAATCGATGCCTCATCCACCTGCGATTTTATTCGTGACGGCTTATGATGCCCATGCACTCGAAGCTTTCGAACTGAACGCTTACGATTACATCTTGAAACCGTACGATCCGTCACGGATTATTCGGGCTATTGAAAAAATCATGCGGAAACCGGCGCTGAAAACACCGCGGATTGAACGATTGGCCGTCGAATCCGGAGAGCAGTTAAAATTGCTTTCCCCGCAGGATGTCGACTACATTGTCGCTGAAAACGGTAAAACGAAAATCGTAACCCGTTCCGAATCCTATCCGTCGAACGACACGTTACAGGAACTTGAACGAAAATTATCCGGTCACCGCTTTCTGCGGGTCCACCGTTCCTACCTCGTCAACCTCGCTGCCATCGAAGCGATCGAACCCTGGTTCAACGGTGCCTATACGATCAAAATCCAACAGATTGATGTGCCGGTCAGCCGGACGTATGTCAAAGTCTTAAAGGAAGCTCTCGGTATCTGA
- a CDS encoding TerC family protein, whose product MDWQLVLQYAWVVLVLIALEGLLSADNALVLAVMVKHLPGEQQKKALFYGLAGAFVLRFAALFAISFLVDIWQIQALGAAYLLIMGLRHIYKTIKARRIGENHGAENELDAEPKSDEPVSKAEFWKTVAKIEFADLAFAVDSILAAVALAVALPNWGTGEIGGLNTGHFVVILTGGLMGVVLMRFAARVFVKLLAERPGLETAAFAIVAWVGVKLAVLALEHPKYHVSIEGTIFEALKLPEGFAHSTPWQIFFWTVMVGLALWGWFSSPKTKSNPDAEKKVEKNL is encoded by the coding sequence ATGGATTGGCAGTTAGTACTTCAATATGCCTGGGTCGTCCTTGTCTTAATCGCGTTAGAAGGACTACTTTCGGCAGATAACGCACTCGTCTTGGCGGTCATGGTAAAGCATTTACCGGGCGAACAGCAGAAAAAGGCTTTATTTTATGGATTAGCAGGAGCATTCGTTCTTCGATTTGCAGCATTATTTGCAATCTCATTCCTCGTCGATATCTGGCAGATCCAAGCACTTGGTGCCGCTTACCTATTGATCATGGGACTACGGCATATTTATAAGACCATTAAAGCCCGGCGGATCGGTGAGAATCATGGAGCAGAAAACGAGCTCGACGCAGAACCAAAATCAGATGAGCCGGTTTCGAAAGCAGAGTTTTGGAAAACAGTCGCAAAAATTGAATTCGCTGACCTCGCATTTGCTGTCGATTCGATTTTGGCAGCCGTCGCACTTGCCGTTGCTCTTCCGAACTGGGGAACAGGTGAAATTGGTGGCTTGAACACCGGTCACTTCGTCGTCATTTTGACAGGTGGACTGATGGGTGTCGTCTTGATGCGTTTCGCAGCCCGCGTCTTCGTTAAGTTACTGGCAGAGCGTCCGGGTCTTGAAACAGCAGCATTCGCAATTGTTGCCTGGGTCGGGGTCAAACTTGCGGTTCTCGCACTGGAACATCCGAAATACCATGTTTCAATCGAAGGTACGATTTTCGAAGCGTTGAAACTTCCTGAAGGATTCGCCCACAGCACACCGTGGCAAATCTTCTTCTGGACCGTCATGGTTGGTCTCGCACTTTGGGGTTGGTTCTCTTCTCCGAAGACGAAATCAAATCCGGATGCCGAAAAGAAAGTCGAAAAAAATCTTTAA
- a CDS encoding energy-coupling factor transporter transmembrane component T family protein — translation MAVDMLGYIERKSPVHRLTGATKLICFLLWTIATIVTYDTRVLIVLLLASVGLFSVSKISFKEVRFVLLFTLSFILLNSIAVYLFAPEQGVAIYGTRHVLAEGIGRFTVTSEQLFYMLNLILKYSAIVPIAVLFLVTTHPTEFAASLNRIGIPYKIAFAVSLALRYIPDVQRDFRTIKDAQEARGVALSNAPLFKRIRNSLNILLPLVFTSLERIETVSNAMDLRGFGAGKKRTWYNQRPMTKADFTAIACVGLLVLLSCFITFYDGNRFYNPFR, via the coding sequence ATGGCAGTAGATATGCTAGGGTACATCGAACGAAAATCTCCTGTCCATCGTCTGACGGGAGCAACAAAGTTGATTTGTTTTTTATTATGGACGATTGCGACGATTGTCACATACGATACACGCGTCCTCATTGTTTTATTGTTGGCAAGTGTCGGCTTATTTTCTGTTTCAAAGATTTCTTTTAAAGAAGTTCGATTCGTCCTTTTGTTTACACTGTCATTTATCTTGTTAAATTCGATTGCCGTCTACCTGTTTGCTCCTGAGCAGGGAGTTGCCATCTATGGAACGCGTCATGTATTGGCAGAAGGAATCGGTCGTTTCACCGTGACATCGGAACAACTGTTTTACATGCTGAATTTAATTTTAAAATACAGTGCGATTGTGCCGATTGCTGTCTTGTTTTTGGTGACCACTCATCCGACAGAATTTGCGGCGTCTTTGAACCGGATCGGTATTCCTTATAAAATTGCCTTTGCCGTGTCCTTAGCCTTACGCTACATTCCGGATGTTCAGCGAGACTTTCGAACGATTAAAGATGCACAGGAAGCGAGAGGCGTCGCTTTATCCAATGCGCCGTTGTTCAAACGAATCCGTAACAGTTTAAACATTCTGTTGCCACTTGTTTTTACAAGTCTTGAACGGATTGAGACTGTCAGTAACGCGATGGATTTGCGAGGGTTCGGAGCAGGCAAAAAGCGGACCTGGTACAATCAACGTCCCATGACCAAAGCCGACTTTACAGCGATTGCCTGTGTCGGGTTACTTGTACTGTTGTCTTGCTTCATCACTTTTTATGATGGGAACCGGTTTTATAATCCTTTTCGCTAA